The following coding sequences lie in one Silvanigrella aquatica genomic window:
- a CDS encoding ABC transporter ATP-binding protein has protein sequence MTVSPFMNEEVTFSGKYSRSIFKTISMSVREFRKKFIICIFLGFLGRAFLLANANIIGKWADHLCKNSPICSSHNDIFLNYSDSDFFILLIIFSTIGILLTLIFRISVSRMGTHSAAIFYDETTLRVSRFPMIFFDTNPIGRIITRFSSDYSAITRMSGGPLSEVLSVTFDLILFFILIMIASPYFLPLLILSVFLNYFVYKLNKYKMRKERRELSISRGPALSHFAETTQGAKIIRVFRKDIAFKNRFSNKINLFISQKNKTNICVSIFSLQMGFLNVFLLFITGAFGIWLVLKGYVSIGALGVAFTFIAMTSTTIQVFFEWISALEEALTGVERMDQFLHKEIEVGAVLPYSTKFNTNHRILSFEEDLKIKSSKIFNMKNADIVVENLSLGYSKNSSLALNNVSFKIDKGEKIGVIGRTGSGKSSLIQALFHLYPFYQGSVKINGYEADVGQEKKSDGKYVNLELFRSSISLIAQEPAIFAGTLRENLIINRKVTDEELMYVAKIAGLGKLFANGNKTLDYVVQEKGAELSLGEKQLICMARCLLQNSPIVLMDEATSSIDPYTEELLINATKQFLNGKTQIIVAHRLTTIEDCDRILWLDSGKLIMDGSPKTVLNAFRHFEESQMH, from the coding sequence ATGACAGTATCACCCTTTATGAATGAGGAAGTTACATTTTCAGGTAAATATTCTCGTTCCATTTTTAAAACAATATCTATGTCTGTTCGAGAATTTAGAAAAAAATTTATAATTTGTATTTTTTTAGGATTTTTAGGAAGAGCATTTTTATTAGCAAATGCAAATATTATCGGAAAATGGGCTGATCATTTATGTAAAAATTCTCCAATTTGTTCTTCACATAATGATATATTTTTAAATTATTCCGATTCCGATTTTTTTATATTATTAATTATATTTTCAACAATTGGAATTTTATTAACATTAATATTTAGAATATCAGTTTCAAGAATGGGCACTCATTCTGCTGCTATTTTTTATGATGAAACTACTTTAAGAGTATCGCGGTTTCCTATGATTTTTTTTGATACAAACCCTATAGGACGTATTATTACTCGTTTTAGTAGTGATTATTCTGCTATTACAAGAATGTCGGGCGGGCCTTTATCTGAAGTACTTTCGGTAACTTTCGATCTTATTTTATTTTTTATTTTGATCATGATAGCAAGCCCTTATTTTTTGCCTTTACTTATCTTATCCGTATTTTTAAATTATTTTGTTTATAAATTAAATAAATATAAAATGAGGAAAGAAAGAAGGGAGCTGAGTATCAGTCGTGGTCCTGCTTTATCACACTTTGCAGAAACGACTCAAGGCGCAAAAATTATTCGTGTATTCAGAAAAGATATTGCTTTTAAAAATAGATTTAGTAATAAAATAAACTTATTTATTTCGCAAAAAAATAAAACCAACATTTGTGTTAGTATTTTTTCTTTACAAATGGGTTTTTTAAATGTTTTTTTATTATTTATAACGGGAGCTTTTGGAATTTGGTTAGTTTTGAAAGGATATGTGAGCATTGGAGCTTTGGGAGTTGCTTTTACTTTTATAGCCATGACTTCTACAACAATTCAAGTTTTTTTTGAATGGATATCAGCATTAGAAGAAGCTCTTACGGGAGTTGAAAGAATGGATCAATTTTTACATAAAGAAATTGAAGTGGGAGCAGTGTTACCTTATTCAACTAAATTTAATACAAATCATAGAATTCTTTCTTTTGAAGAAGATTTAAAAATTAAAAGTTCAAAAATTTTTAATATGAAAAATGCTGATATTGTTGTTGAAAATCTCTCATTAGGCTATAGTAAAAATTCTTCATTGGCATTAAATAATGTATCATTTAAAATTGATAAAGGTGAAAAAATCGGAGTTATTGGTAGAACAGGAAGTGGAAAGTCAAGTTTAATACAAGCTCTGTTTCATCTTTATCCTTTTTATCAGGGGAGTGTAAAAATAAATGGATATGAAGCGGATGTGGGACAAGAAAAAAAATCTGATGGAAAATATGTTAATTTAGAATTATTCCGATCATCAATTTCTCTTATTGCTCAGGAACCCGCCATATTTGCAGGTACTTTAAGAGAAAATTTAATTATAAATCGTAAAGTGACTGATGAAGAATTGATGTATGTAGCAAAAATAGCGGGTTTAGGAAAATTATTTGCAAATGGAAATAAAACTTTAGATTATGTTGTTCAAGAAAAAGGGGCGGAGTTGTCATTAGGTGAAAAACAATTAATATGTATGGCAAGATGTTTACTACAAAATTCACCAATTGTATTAATGGATGAGGCGACAAGTTCCATCGATCCTTATACCGAAGAGTTGCTTATTAATGCGACAAAACAGTTTTTAAATGGAAAAACACAAATAATTGTCGCCCATAGACTTACAACTATTGAAGATTGCGATCGAATCCTTTGGCTTGACTCTGGTAAACTTATTATGGACGGTTCTCCTAAAACAGTTTTAAATGCTTTTAGGCATTTTGAAGAATCTCAAATGCATTGA
- a CDS encoding ATP-binding cassette domain-containing protein, whose protein sequence is MEYKIFFNLKIKSLFLKILLMRIHMRFFVFIMSLIATVFSLSVPYYQKEFLDGLLKNSVNISHEIIIFLLLIFGFSMLSQLSVFISKIFSYFEGSYIQKWLSHETYSKTLVLKADNPKKMSAGQALSVYATDVYTACTLIDDVIPNIISYILPILLAPVAIIIMTSINPMLIIVVILSILTLNCLMAIKQGKYFFHNKMFAAIRIGHVNEWLQNMRVIRMLGWTESLEKKIKYSRIKETNNRLAMVTNGSTMNSIGYSAPFFINIIAVFLLIKLEGNKISSGQIFSLLWIFGVLLTRPLRMLPIMLVSITDCYTSIKRVQNYWNQETEKDEVQMKNNNLENTNSEGCDLEIKNLSYKYEGKLLLDNISIVINKNEFVAIIGEVGSGKSLILQALLKIISSECENYKINNESTENMDLNKLRSYFSYVPQDIFIVNSNLRDNVAFEYDYQKNNDNEIIKCLEMSQFNFQTENIKLGLNTEIGERGVNLSGGQKQRVAIARACYANCPIILLDDCLSALDVNTEEKINESLLNGHWKNKTRILATHRLSILPKCDRVLFIKNGKIVENGKFYEIYERSNYVRDFVSTLSE, encoded by the coding sequence ATGGAATATAAAATATTTTTTAATTTAAAAATAAAATCTTTATTTTTAAAAATTTTATTAATGCGAATTCATATGAGATTTTTTGTTTTTATTATGAGTCTCATTGCTACTGTTTTTTCTCTTTCGGTTCCTTATTATCAAAAAGAATTTTTAGATGGTTTATTAAAAAATTCTGTAAATATAAGTCATGAAATCATTATATTTTTATTATTGATTTTTGGATTTTCAATGTTATCTCAACTATCTGTTTTTATTTCGAAGATATTTAGTTATTTTGAAGGAAGTTATATTCAAAAATGGCTATCTCATGAAACATATTCGAAAACATTAGTCTTAAAAGCAGATAATCCTAAAAAAATGTCGGCGGGTCAAGCGCTGTCTGTATATGCGACGGATGTATATACGGCATGTACTTTAATCGATGACGTGATTCCAAATATTATATCGTATATTTTGCCAATCTTATTAGCACCTGTTGCTATTATTATTATGACATCAATTAATCCCATGCTCATTATTGTCGTTATTCTTTCTATATTAACTCTGAATTGTTTAATGGCTATTAAGCAAGGGAAATATTTTTTTCATAATAAAATGTTCGCCGCAATACGAATTGGGCACGTTAATGAATGGCTTCAGAATATGAGAGTTATACGCATGCTGGGTTGGACAGAGTCATTAGAGAAAAAAATTAAATATTCTCGTATAAAAGAAACAAATAATAGACTTGCTATGGTTACCAATGGCTCTACAATGAATTCCATAGGATATTCAGCACCTTTTTTTATTAATATTATTGCCGTATTTCTTTTAATCAAACTTGAGGGAAATAAAATATCATCGGGGCAAATATTTAGTTTACTTTGGATATTTGGGGTTTTACTAACAAGACCTCTTCGTATGTTGCCCATAATGCTTGTAAGTATAACTGATTGCTATACATCAATTAAAAGGGTTCAAAACTATTGGAATCAAGAAACAGAAAAAGATGAAGTACAAATGAAAAATAATAATTTAGAAAATACAAATTCAGAAGGATGCGACCTGGAGATAAAAAATTTAAGTTATAAATATGAAGGAAAGTTATTGCTTGATAATATTAGCATAGTTATAAATAAAAATGAATTTGTTGCTATAATAGGTGAGGTGGGGTCAGGAAAAAGTTTAATTTTACAAGCTTTATTAAAAATAATAAGTTCAGAATGTGAAAACTATAAAATAAATAATGAATCTACTGAGAATATGGATTTAAATAAATTGAGATCTTACTTTAGCTATGTACCGCAAGATATTTTTATTGTGAATTCAAACTTAAGAGATAATGTGGCATTTGAATATGATTATCAAAAAAATAATGATAATGAAATAATTAAATGCTTAGAAATGTCACAATTTAATTTTCAAACTGAAAATATAAAATTGGGACTTAATACAGAAATTGGTGAAAGAGGAGTTAATTTATCGGGAGGTCAAAAACAAAGAGTAGCTATTGCTCGGGCTTGTTATGCCAATTGCCCTATTATTTTATTAGACGACTGTTTAAGTGCACTTGATGTGAATACAGAAGAGAAAATAAATGAATCATTGCTTAATGGTCATTGGAAAAATAAGACACGCATACTTGCCACTCATCGCCTTTCCATTTTGCCAAAATGTGACAGAGTTTTATTTATAAAAAATGGTAAAATTGTAGAAAATGGTAAATTTTATGAAATATATGAACGCTCAAATTACGTAAGAGATTTTGTCTCTACTCTTTCTGAATAA
- a CDS encoding substrate-binding periplasmic protein, which translates to MKLFFLFSMIISFSYKLSAYSETINIAWDTWCPWFCESNENPGFLIELVENVFKYSKTNIQFQKYTWVNGLTEVRQGRIFGMIGTSKYEAPDFIFPNEHIAVQQMCFYVKNNSSWIYKNLDSLNEVSIGVLREANYPSLMKYIHANSDNPKKVQIIETQDVSEQGFTELKKNKIDVFLNDIISADYYLIKNKLTSDFKRLDCLEKEKIYLSFSPKLKDKSLKLAKIFDTDYKKYRQTDDYQRLIKKYHIKYF; encoded by the coding sequence ATGAAATTATTTTTTTTATTTTCCATGATTATTTCATTTTCTTATAAATTAAGTGCATATTCTGAAACAATAAATATAGCATGGGATACATGGTGTCCTTGGTTTTGTGAATCTAATGAAAATCCCGGGTTTTTAATTGAATTGGTTGAAAATGTGTTTAAATATTCAAAAACGAATATTCAATTTCAAAAATATACTTGGGTAAATGGCTTAACAGAAGTAAGGCAAGGTCGCATATTCGGAATGATAGGTACGTCCAAATATGAAGCTCCCGATTTCATTTTTCCCAATGAACATATTGCAGTTCAGCAAATGTGTTTTTATGTAAAAAACAATTCATCTTGGATTTATAAAAATTTGGACTCTTTAAATGAAGTTTCAATTGGAGTTCTTAGAGAAGCAAATTATCCTAGCTTAATGAAATACATACATGCAAACTCTGATAATCCCAAGAAAGTTCAAATTATCGAAACTCAAGATGTTTCAGAGCAAGGATTTACAGAACTCAAGAAAAATAAAATTGACGTATTTTTAAATGATATCATTTCAGCAGATTATTATTTAATAAAAAACAAATTAACAAGTGATTTTAAGAGGTTGGATTGTTTAGAGAAAGAAAAAATATATTTATCTTTTAGTCCAAAATTAAAAGATAAATCCTTAAAATTAGCAAAAATATTTGACACTGATTATAAAAAATACAGACAAACAGATGATTATCAAAGGCTAATAAAAAAGTATCATATAAAATATTTTTAA
- the purH gene encoding bifunctional phosphoribosylaminoimidazolecarboxamide formyltransferase/IMP cyclohydrolase yields the protein MSIHSAQPLKKRDLISVRRALLSLSNKEGLKELCAFLTQYGCELVATSSTYKAIKELGFLCVSVDSITQFPEVLGGRVKTLHPKIFGGILCRESLDSDRQDMQTQDIKPFDIVVCNLYPFQNALAKGASPEDLIENIDIGGVSLLRAAAKNHAFVSVLCDVSDYEYFKENVSKNNGQTTISLRKELAVKALRETAAYDEIISSTLEKSLEIENNLLSKIGPIRSENIKSIDSFPENLSLSLVKQQSLRYGENPHQKASFYRIADSNLKEVCTLSHLKCFHGKELSYNNVLDIEHAIKLISEFKENYSAVILKHNTPCGVGVSLHSIAEAYERAFESDPVSPFGGIVCINSEVTLDLAKKLSETFLEVVIAPHFTEDSLALLQKKKNLRLVTFNPELPLANKTIFTHVQGGFLAQSANNIVIDWNKITYPTLIKPTDDILKALTLGMTVVKHVRSNAIVLANQYQSLSVAGGFTNRVDAVEQCLKKVRLPLENAVLASDAFFPFPDSIEMIKESGVKYIIQPGGSVQDYEVIKACDKYGISMVFTGCRHFKH from the coding sequence ATGAGCATCCATTCCGCCCAACCGCTAAAAAAAAGAGATCTGATTTCAGTTCGTAGGGCATTGTTATCTTTATCAAATAAAGAAGGTTTAAAGGAGCTTTGTGCCTTTCTCACTCAATATGGCTGTGAACTTGTTGCCACCTCATCAACTTATAAAGCTATAAAAGAATTAGGTTTTCTATGTGTTTCTGTGGATTCTATTACGCAATTCCCAGAAGTTTTAGGGGGGCGTGTTAAAACTCTACATCCTAAAATATTTGGCGGTATTCTTTGTCGAGAATCTCTAGATAGTGACAGGCAAGACATGCAAACTCAAGATATTAAACCCTTTGATATCGTTGTTTGTAATTTATATCCCTTTCAAAATGCCTTAGCAAAAGGCGCATCACCAGAAGATTTAATAGAAAATATCGATATAGGTGGTGTTAGTTTACTGCGTGCTGCAGCAAAAAATCATGCTTTTGTTTCTGTTTTATGTGATGTTTCAGATTATGAATATTTTAAAGAAAATGTCTCTAAAAACAACGGTCAAACAACAATATCGCTTAGAAAAGAGTTGGCTGTTAAAGCTTTGCGAGAAACAGCTGCTTATGATGAAATTATCTCATCTACTTTAGAAAAAAGTCTTGAAATTGAAAATAATTTATTAAGTAAAATAGGCCCCATTCGCAGTGAAAATATAAAATCAATTGATTCCTTTCCTGAGAATTTAAGTCTCTCTTTAGTTAAGCAACAATCGCTTCGTTATGGGGAAAATCCACATCAAAAGGCCTCTTTTTATCGTATTGCAGATAGCAATTTAAAGGAAGTTTGTACTCTTTCTCATTTAAAATGCTTTCATGGCAAAGAATTAAGTTATAATAATGTTTTAGACATAGAGCATGCTATTAAACTTATAAGTGAATTTAAAGAAAATTATTCGGCAGTTATTTTGAAGCATAATACTCCTTGTGGTGTTGGTGTTTCCTTACACTCTATTGCAGAAGCTTATGAGCGTGCTTTTGAATCCGATCCAGTAAGTCCTTTTGGGGGTATTGTTTGTATTAATAGTGAAGTAACCCTTGATTTGGCTAAAAAACTTTCTGAAACATTTTTAGAAGTTGTTATAGCTCCTCATTTTACGGAAGATTCTTTAGCCTTATTACAAAAAAAGAAAAATTTACGTTTAGTTACTTTTAATCCAGAGCTTCCTTTAGCAAATAAAACAATTTTCACACATGTTCAGGGTGGTTTTTTAGCGCAAAGTGCAAACAATATTGTGATAGATTGGAATAAAATAACATATCCAACGCTTATAAAACCAACTGATGACATATTAAAAGCGTTAACATTGGGTATGACTGTGGTAAAACATGTTCGTTCTAATGCTATTGTTTTAGCAAATCAATATCAATCTCTATCTGTGGCAGGCGGCTTTACCAATCGTGTTGATGCTGTAGAGCAATGTCTCAAGAAAGTCCGTCTTCCACTTGAAAATGCGGTATTAGCAAGTGATGCCTTTTTTCCATTTCCAGACAGTATTGAAATGATAAAAGAGAGTGGCGTTAAGTATATTATTCAACCGGGTGGCAGCGTACAAGATTACGAAGTCATTAAGGCTTGTGATAAGTATGGTATATCTATGGTATTTACCGGTTGTAGACATTTTAAACACTAG